In Rutidosis leptorrhynchoides isolate AG116_Rl617_1_P2 chromosome 2, CSIRO_AGI_Rlap_v1, whole genome shotgun sequence, one genomic interval encodes:
- the LOC139891641 gene encoding uncharacterized protein, with protein MGKKGSSSKKAPTASGGSQMSVTMREASTGKKRMNTKSSLKLQHIKNLAVWASHDAAIPSLGAFFGHHLAASSEALATPVDPSLFTCQRCESVLHPGYNCTIRIEKNKKSVQRKGKKITHYPQNNIVNTCHFCSHRNIKRGTPRNTSQPKAKASQKSKSLPKVKTNPKSTNSQSTSNTVSSDMTKDNVVANVTLDPLQPTVDEPDPGNMLELMKVKNGSAEAPFGSTADDPDEGKMGILDISEAVKVKSDSADINTMAAKLGFTEDDPGRCDMGIVEMSETLKVNSADVSTIAAPLVSISDDPDRGKMGIADAGETLNQDGSEDTNTMVTSLGSTADEPDRGKMGIVQISQMLEVRDDFADINTITAPVGSTENDPDDDSMGIVEMSETREVKNDTGESCSVTPLTRPPLTLLESKMGKRNRSGAKKKAASVSRSEALNAENANTSKRKRRKCWTSLKEIAKRDEDEKRKRLMNVTVPFSL; from the exons ATGGGAAAGAAAGGATCATCAAGTAAAAAAGCTCCCACTGCAAGTGGTGGGTCTCAAATGTCGGTTACAATGAGAGAAGCCTCAACAGGGAAGAAACGTATGAATACAAAGTCATCGTTGAAGTTACAACATATAAAGAATCTTGCAGTTTGGGCCAGTCATGATGCAGCCATACCTTCATTGGGTGCCTTTTTCGGCCACCATCTTGCTGCTTCTTCGGAGGCACTGGCAACACCGGTTGATCCATCCTTGTTTACTTGTCAAag ATGTGAATCTGTACTTCATCCTGGCTATAATTGTACCATCCGAATTGAGAAAAACAAGAAAAGTGTTCAACGCAAAGGCAAGAAAATTACTCATTATCCTCAGAACAATATTGTAAACACTTGCCATTTTTGTTCACACCGGAATATAAAAAGAGGCACTCCGAGAAATACAAGTCAACCAAAGGCAAAAGCATCTCAAAAGTCAAAATCACTTCCAAAAGTCAAAACAAATCCAAAGTCAACTAATAGTCAAAGTACTAGTAACACTGTTTCTTCTGATATGACTAAAGATAACGTTGTTGCAAACGTTACATTAGATCCGCTACAGCCCACAGTAGACGAACCTGACCCGGGAAATATGCTAGAATTAATGAAGGTCAAAAACGGGTCTGCAGAAGCTCCATTTGGGTCAACTGCAGACGACCCAGACGAGGGCAAAATGGGTATTTTAGATATAAGTGAAGCTGTGAAGGTCAAAAGTGACTCTGCTGATATAAATACAATGGCTGCTAAACTGGGGTTCACAGAAGACGACCCGGGCAGGTGCGATATGGGTATTGTAGAGATGAGTGAAACGTTGAAGGTCAACTCTGCTGATGTAAGCACCATTGCAGCTCCACTAGTGTCCATATCAGATGACCCCGACAGGGGTAAAATGGGTATTGCGGATGCAGGTGAAACGTTGAATCAAGATGGGTCTGAAGATACGAATACTATGGTAACTTCACTGGGTTCCACAGCAGATGAACCCGACAGGGGTAAAATGGGTATTGTACAGATAAGTCAAATGTTGGAGGTAAGAGACGACTTTGCTGATATAAATACTATAACAGCTCCGGTGGGGTCCACAGAAAATGATCCTGACGACGACAGCATGGGTATTGTAGAGATGAGTGAAACTAGGGAGGTAAAAAACGACACTGGTGAATCTTGCTCCGTTACCCCATTGACCAGGCCACCTTTGACTCTGTTGGAGTCAAAGATGGGGAAGAGGAACCGATCAGGGGCTAAGAAGAAAGCGGCATCTGTAAGTCGTTCTGAAGCTTTAAATGCTGAAAATGCGAACACGTCTAAGAGAAAGCGAAGAAAATGTTGGACTAGCTTGAAGGAGATTGCtaagagagatgaagatgaaaaaCGGAAGAGGTTGATGAACGTTACAGTTCCGTTTTCTTTGTAG